A stretch of the Ostrea edulis chromosome 9, xbOstEdul1.1, whole genome shotgun sequence genome encodes the following:
- the LOC125653125 gene encoding uncharacterized protein LOC125653125, translating to MVKTKHLVIGAATLSVTILTLYKIVEPHEHIMKFYRSNQTSNSGSASSSRLLTTIKLQDSPARKMFENELSRISSNLKSGRIADQNPEPPVFYYKNVLSQQEPEVVQPNVAAQPQTFVSLHNQVVAANLDVPSDNDQQKKQNIQNIELPSDPDRVNTQNVYQHFQLPNIVQNQNMRDVQVPADSARQNISNSMNIAMPNAQTLQGWRVIHENAQIKGNQAASYDSQIMNQSVDQHKQKAMEASNNNTDGVWQPIQQKSQLSDLIQSVQKDGKIYKTY from the coding sequence TGCCACATTGTCTGTGACCATTCTAACCTTGTACAAGATAGTGGAACCTCACGAGCACATCATGAAGTTTTATCGATCTAACCAAACTAGTAACAGTGGCAGCGCGAGTTCATCACGACTATTGACGACAATAAAACTTCAAGATTCCCCTGCAAGAAAAATGTTTGAGAATGAACTCTCCAGAATAAGCTCGAATTTGAAATCAGGGCGTATTGCTGATCAAAACCCCGAGCCCCCTGTGTTCTACTATAAAAATGTGCTCAGTCAACAGGAACCAGAAGTTGTGCAACCTAATGTAGCTGCACAGCCGCAAACTTTTGTCAGTCTACATAACCAAGTTGTTGCGGCAAACCTTGATGTACCTAGTgataatgatcagcaaaaaaaGCAAAATATTCAGAACATCGAATTACCAAGTGATCCCGATAGAGTGAATACCCAAAATGTGTACCAACATTTCCAGTTACCAAATATtgttcaaaatcaaaatatgcGCGATGTACAGGTACCAGCAGATTCTGCAAGACAAAACATCTCCAATAGTATGAATATAGCGATGCCAAATGCTCAGACCCTGCAGGGTTGGAGAGTTATTCACGAAAATGCCCAGATAAAAGGAAACCAAGCGGCATCATATGACTCTCAGATTATGAATCAATCCGTTGATCAGCATAAACAAAAAGCAATGGAAGCATCTAATAATAACACTGACGGTGTATGGCAGCCTATACAACAAAAATCTCAATTGTCTGATCTCATTCAAAGTGTTCAAAAAGACGGAAAGATTTATAAAACCTACTAA